The window CCTCGACGTCTGTCCCACCCTCGATTCAAGTGACCTGTCTCTTTCGTATGATGGGGGTGGGTGCACTCTTGTGGTTTGTGTGGAGAGGGTCTTGGACGTGGGTGTTTACGGTGTACTGTGTTATGATGCTGGTGTGGTGGTCGTGTCTCCTGCGGTGGGGGAGGTCGACTCCTTGAGGGTGCTGAAGGAGACCTATACACAAACATCGCATTATACATAATAGCAGCAAAGTTAATACATCAGTTGGCCTACCTCTTTCTAAGGGGTTCCAGATACTTCTTCATCACATGACCACGGGCCTCTTGAACTTCTATGAGGGAGAGTTATAGAtcaaacacaaaattaatgctaaCGGATTGGAATTTAGTGTAAGGGAAACTCACTTCTGATTGCTCTATCTGCAGTGAAGCTTTTCTCCTGCATCAAGTACCTGTGTGTACAAAGATGGTCAGTTACCACACAATACTGAGTATTGGTGTACCTGCACAATAGGTAGCCTGTCCTGTTGACTCCGTGGGTACAGTGAACAGCCACTACAGTCCGGGGGTCATCACTGGAGTTGAGGCTCTCCTTTAAAGCAGATGCAAACCTGGAGATGATAATCAAGCAACAATTACAATGGAGAACTCAGAACATTTCTACATCAATGGCTGTTTTTACTCAACACAGAACGTTTCTACATCAATGGCTGTTTTTACTCAACACAGAATGTTTCTACATCAATGGCTGTTTTTACACTACAATACAGAGAGTTTCTACACATCAATGGCTGTTTTTACTCAACACACAGAACGTTTCTACATCAATGGCTGTTTTTACTCTACTGTAGTAGTAACAATACAGATGTTTTGACATCAATGGCTCTTTTCACTCTAAAGTTTCTACATAAATACCTGCAGTATATGTCATCACTGGGTACCACTTTACCAGGGCATTTGATCTTGATATGCGTCACCCCTGCGTCCTCAAATTCCTGTACACAAGAAAACAAAGGCAGGTACTCAGGGATGTACCCACACTCGtcgttggtactaaccacctctagacaaaaaaCCAACCTCTGGTCTATTTACTACATAAAAGGTCAAATTGAGATTAAGGATCGAAAATAGAGCCACACCAATTCCAAAATTCTGGGTACATCATTGGGTACTGACTACACAGTGTGTGTCTCATTGGCATGCTTACAGCACTGCTGTAGTATCGGTTAGTGTAGGTGAGGTCAATAATAGCGGAGAGTTTGAGACCCTTATCAGTCAAAGCATCCATCAGCTGCTGAGGAGTGAATCTGGAGAATAAAGCACACATTAATGATATCTAAATCACAAGAAAACTTACTCATCCTCTGTACACACTCCAAAATCATATTTTGTCCAACTTTTACTTTGGGGACGACCATTGTTGAACTCCTGTTGTGTGTACGTTTATATGGAGTATGTTTACCcgtactaaaattaatgtcgcATACTTTTTTGAGTGGCGTCTTTACTGCAATTATTCTAGTTCCTGGTATGACCTCCCCGTATCGAGTATAGTCAAACCACCTGAATGTGTgagtttataataataatatacaccCACTATTATAAACTTGAGCAAAAGGTTTGTATCAAAAGTGTGACTGTCTAGTGACTCTGTGTATTTCAAAAGGTATACTCCTCACTCTTCGGGAACTGTGAGACTTCCTGGAAATCTTCTATAGGTGTCAACAGCAGGGGAGGCTCCTTC of the Halichondria panicea chromosome 2, odHalPani1.1, whole genome shotgun sequence genome contains:
- the LOC135330929 gene encoding RNA/RNP complex-1-interacting phosphatase homolog isoform X2, with translation MAEGASPAVDTYRRFPGSLTVPEEWFDYTRYGEVIPGTRIIAVKTPLKKEFNNGRPQSKSWTKYDFGVCTEDEFTPQQLMDALTDKGLKLSAIIDLTYTNRYYSSAEFEDAGVTHIKIKCPGKVVPSDDIYCRFASALKESLNSSDDPRTVVAVHCTHGVNRTGYLLCRYLMQEKSFTADRAIRKVQEARGHVMKKYLEPLRKRSPSAPSRSRPPPPQETRPPHQHHNTVHRKHPRPRPSPHKPQECTHPHHTKETGHLNRGWDRRRGRSDNDTNWRAPPLTQQDQHQLSSRVTKAKVTIKPP
- the LOC135330929 gene encoding RNA/RNP complex-1-interacting phosphatase-like isoform X1 gives rise to the protein MAEGASPAVDTYRRFPGSLTVPEEWFDYTRYGEVIPGTRIIAVKTPLKKEFNNGRPQSKSWTKYDFGVCTEDEFTPQQLMDALTDKGLKLSAIIDLTYTNRYYSSAEFEDAGVTHIKIKCPGKVVPSDDIYCRFASALKESLNSSDDPRTVVAVHCTHGVNRTGYLLCRYLMQEKSFTADRAIRKVQEARGHVMKKYLEPLRKRSPSAPSRSRPPPPQETRPPHQHHNTVHRKHPRPRPSPHKPQECTHPHHTKETGHLNRGWDRRRGRSDNDTNWRAPPLTQQGVSERGHWDCGPAKPFHHSHYHPFHTDYHHVQNPYPTGFQSDHNPYPTGFQPDHNPYHTRFHDPSRAEYNRYHGNMCNSRYHPY